In Peromyscus maniculatus bairdii isolate BWxNUB_F1_BW_parent chromosome 9, HU_Pman_BW_mat_3.1, whole genome shotgun sequence, one genomic interval encodes:
- the Uqcc5 gene encoding ubiquinol-cytochrome c reductase complex assembly factor 5, which produces MFFRAQVRRALQRVPGKQRFGIYRFLPFFFVLGGTMEWIMIKVRVGQETFYDVYRRKASERQYQRRLEDTSETELHKLIK; this is translated from the exons ATGTTCTTCAGGGCCCAGGTGAGGCGAGCTCTGCAGCGGGTGCCCGGGAAGCAGCGATTCGGCATCTACAGGTTCCTGCCCTTCTTTTTTGTCCTGGGAGGAACAATGGAGTGGATCATGATTAAAGTGCGCGTGGGCCAGGAGACCTTCT ATGATGTGTACCGTCGAAAAGCTTCAGAAAGACAGTATCAGAGAAGGCTGGAAGATACATCAGAGACCGAGCTTCACAAGTTAATAAAGTAA